CTCCTTCAGGCAGAGGTCCGCGTCGGCCTTGGCGGCCTCCTCGCCGCCGGCCTTGTAGCGCTCGTCGGGGTAGACGACCGGGCGCGGGTGGGAGCACGCCGCGAGGGCCAGTACGGCCGCGAAAAGCACGCGCCGAAGCATGCCGAAGTATACCCCCGGAACGGCCGCCGGTCAACGGACGCGCCCCTCAGAACGTCCAGCTGACCGTGTAATCGAGCTCCCGCCCGGACCTCAGAGGAAGGGACTCGACGGTGCGCTGCCGCACGAATTCGGGTATCTCGACGCGGCGGTCGGTCAGGTTTGAGACGGAGACGGCATGGCGGAAGGCGCCGCGCCGGAGGCCGACGCCGGCGTCGATCCAGTACGATGGAGGCAGCCGCGTGCGCAAAGTCTCCATGCTCGAGTAGTGGTTGACGCGGGCGGTCGCGGAGAAGCCTCCGAGCGTACGCCCCAGCCCGGCCGCGACGGTGTAACGCGGCACGGACTTGAAGTTGTAGACCTGCCGCGTCTCGCCCGGGCCCGGCGAGACGTCATGCGCGTCGCCGTGGCTGCCGTGGACGTAGTTGAGACCCAGGTAGGCGCGCGTGCTCCTGTCCTCGTACTTGAGCTCGGTCTCGATCCCCTTGAGCGTGATCTTTCCCGCGTTGTCGTAGAAGTTGATGTTGTTGTACGTGACGCCGTCGCGGACGACGGTTCCGAGGTTGCGGTAGATGGTGTTCAGGTACTCGGCGTAGTAGGCGGTGGCCTGCGCGTACGCGCGCCCGCGGGAGAAGAGCAGGGACAGCTCCGCGGAGCGGTTCTTCTCCGGGGCGAGGGCGGGATTGCCGAGGATCACGGCGGGGCTGCTCGTCGGGGGTCCCAGATAGAGCTCGGCTAAAGCGGGCGCGCGGTAGGACTGTCCCAGGACGAGCTTGACGCTGCTGTGCTCATCGATCATGCAGACGGCCGAGCCGCGGGAGGACATGTTCGAGCCGAACGACTTGTTGCGGGTGTAGCGGCTGCCGAGGAGCAGCTTCCAGGACGGCGGCTCCCAGCCCGCCTGCGCGAACAGCGAGCCGTCCCACGTCGAGGGGTGATCGGAATCCGTCGTCGTCTGGTCGAGCGTCCGATATACCTTCGGGGAGGACTGCAGATAGTCGTGGTCGCCGCCGACCTCCAGGTTGAAGTCCCCGGGGAGCTCGGCGTGGAAGGCCAGGCGGTTCGCCGCCCGGTAGCCCCAGGTGTCGGTGCGCAGGGAGCCGTCGCCGGTGCGGGAGAAGTTCCTCCGCTGGCGGTCGTAGGTCAGGGAGTAGCGCAGCCCGCGCTCCTCGGTTCCCCGGTCGTACGCGTAGCTGAGCAGTTCCTTCTCCTGCTCCTCGTTCGTTCCCAGCCCGGTGGCCGTCGTGATCGCGATCCCGAAGTTCGCCTGCTCGCTGCGCAGCACGTTGACGAGCAGCGAGTGCCCGTCCCGCTCCCCGCGGAAGGTGAAGGAGCGGATATTCAGGGAATCCTTCATGAGGACCGCGTTCCGCGCCCCGTCGGTGAACTCGTACAGCGGCGGCGCGCGGCCGGTCATGTCCGCCGCGATCAGGAACGAGGAGCCGGCCTCGCCTCTCCAGGCGTAGAGGCCTCCGGCGCGCTTGACGTCGGCGGCGCCCTCGAGCTTCCCGTGGCCGGTGCCGACCCCGGCGGTCGCCTGGCCGAAGCCCCCCGCGGCGGGAGGCTTGCGCAGGACGATGTTGATCGCGCCGTTGAGCGCGTTGGAGCCGTAGACGACGGAGGCGGGCCCGCGGAGGACCTCGATGCGCTCCACGGCGTCGATGCCGACCCGGTCCAGGTCGCCCTCCCCGTTATGGGCGCTGAAGGCGGGGACGTTGTCGATCATCACGAGGACCTTGTTGGCGTAGTGCTCCTGGAGGCCGCCGCGGAAGATGGGGATGTTGCGCCGGGAGAAGGTGCGCCAGACCATGACGCCGGGAAGCATCTCCAGGGCCTCGGACACCGAGGCGAACTGGAAGCGCTCGATGTCCCCGCGGTCGATGACGGAGACGTTCGAGACGCTGTCGAGGACGCTTTCGGGCCGGGCGGAGGCGACGGTCAGCATCTTCGCCTCCTCCGCCATGAACCGGAAAAAATCCTCGGCCGGCTCCGCGGCCCGGGCAGCCGTCGCGGCCCAAGCGGCGATCATGAGCGCCGCGGCGATCGTTCGTCGAGGGAGCCGCATGGGTTATAGTTACATTTATTATACGACGCCGCAAGTCTCCGGAAGTCCGGCCCCGGCCTAGGGCGCGGCGATCTCCCGGACGCTCATCTTCTTATAAAGGAGCCCGTTCGTCCCGACGTTGGTGCTTCTCCAGTAGACGGTGATGTTGGGCTTGCCCGTCTCGGTGCCCGGCCGGGCGTCGCTGTTGGTCAACCGGAGCCGCGGGTCGATGCCCGACCTGCAAGCGGCCCCGCCGACGCCGAAGTTCGTCCCGTTGTCGACGAACTCGTTGACCTTCGTCCAGGTTCCGCCGTTGGCCCCGTCGGTCAGGTCCAGGTACAGCTCGGCCTTCACGTTCCCGTCGGGCAGGTCGTAGACGACGTACTTGTATCCGATCCAGGTCCGGTACGGGAGCGTGGACCACATCGCCTTGCTCGCGACCGGGGTCGCGCTCGGATGCGAGGTCTCCTTCTCGAAGTCGATGCGGCCGTCGTAGCGCACGCGGGCCCCCATGCCGCGGGTGTCGCACAGGTTGGCCGTCTCCGAGCCGATGCTGCCGTGGTTGGACCGGGCGATGCCCACGATGCCGCCGTAGGCCGTGCCGTCGTCGGCGACGCGCTGCGCGTAGACGGTCATCTCCACGTTGCGCCAGCTGTCCTGGTGCGCGGGGTCGTGGACGTACATCCGGGGCACCGGGCCCGTGATCGCGAAGACGCCGTTGCCGTCGACGCGGTAGGAGGCGTTGCCGTGGTTGGCGTCGAACCACGGGTCCTGGGGATCGATGCCGCTGAAGCTGCGGGCCGAGCCGTTGTCCCATTTGGAGACCCAGTTCTTGCCGCCCGGCGCCGTGGGATAGAGGTTCTTGACGCCGAAGCGGTCGGCGCCGCCGCTCTGCGCCGCGTTGGAGACCGTGACCGGGATCGAGGCGCTGGCCCGGTTCCCCGCCGCGTCGCGCGCCGTCGCGGACAAGGTGTGCGCGCCGTTGGCCGCGGCCGTGGTGTTCCACGCCAAGGCGTAGGGCGGCGCGGCGACCTCCGCGCCTATGTTCGCCCCGTCCAGCTTGAACTGCACGCCGGCCACGCCGACGTTGTCCGTCGCCGACGCGGCCACGGACGCCGAGCCGGAGACGGTGGCCCCCGAGGCGGGGGAAGTGACGGCCGTCGCCGGCGGCGTGGTGTCG
The nucleotide sequence above comes from Elusimicrobiota bacterium. Encoded proteins:
- a CDS encoding TonB-dependent receptor; the protein is MRLPRRTIAAALMIAAWAATAARAAEPAEDFFRFMAEEAKMLTVASARPESVLDSVSNVSVIDRGDIERFQFASVSEALEMLPGVMVWRTFSRRNIPIFRGGLQEHYANKVLVMIDNVPAFSAHNGEGDLDRVGIDAVERIEVLRGPASVVYGSNALNGAINIVLRKPPAAGGFGQATAGVGTGHGKLEGAADVKRAGGLYAWRGEAGSSFLIAADMTGRAPPLYEFTDGARNAVLMKDSLNIRSFTFRGERDGHSLLVNVLRSEQANFGIAITTATGLGTNEEQEKELLSYAYDRGTEERGLRYSLTYDRQRRNFSRTGDGSLRTDTWGYRAANRLAFHAELPGDFNLEVGGDHDYLQSSPKVYRTLDQTTTDSDHPSTWDGSLFAQAGWEPPSWKLLLGSRYTRNKSFGSNMSSRGSAVCMIDEHSSVKLVLGQSYRAPALAELYLGPPTSSPAVILGNPALAPEKNRSAELSLLFSRGRAYAQATAYYAEYLNTIYRNLGTVVRDGVTYNNINFYDNAGKITLKGIETELKYEDRSTRAYLGLNYVHGSHGDAHDVSPGPGETRQVYNFKSVPRYTVAAGLGRTLGGFSATARVNHYSSMETLRTRLPPSYWIDAGVGLRRGAFRHAVSVSNLTDRRVEIPEFVRQRTVESLPLRSGRELDYTVSWTF